The proteins below are encoded in one region of Qingshengfaniella alkalisoli:
- a CDS encoding NAD(P)/FAD-dependent oxidoreductase — protein MTNESLNLWECSSGAQVSTAELTQDLTADVVIIGAGFTGLSAALHLAKAGASVCLLEARTIGFGGSGRNVGLVNAGLWTPPDQISETIGAQPAERLIGRLGNAPDLVFGLIDEHSIDCQATQRGTLHLAHAPRGVRDLQSRHDQLVKHGAPVRILDRYETRARTGSEAFFGACLDPRAGTVQPLAYAKGLARAAIKAGAQVFQHTPALDITSGNDHWLVKTRKHRVAARHLVHATNAYETRPSDRARFTPVFYSQFATRPLPDALRKDVLPGGEGCWDTALVMSSFRMDAQGRLVLGGMGRLDGSCGAVHHGWARRKLRLLFPRLGDVPFEFEWCGRIAMTGDHLPRIERMGENAVSIYGYSGRGIAPGTLFGKSVADWIITGDKDVLPVEMSPPRFESWPRAKEAFFDMGSAAAHVVAARF, from the coding sequence ATGACGAACGAGTCGCTGAACCTTTGGGAATGTTCCTCGGGGGCGCAAGTGAGCACGGCAGAACTGACCCAAGACTTGACGGCTGATGTCGTGATCATCGGTGCTGGGTTCACAGGGCTAAGTGCGGCGCTGCATCTGGCGAAGGCGGGAGCATCTGTTTGTCTTCTTGAGGCCAGGACCATTGGGTTCGGCGGGTCTGGGCGCAATGTAGGGTTGGTGAATGCAGGTCTTTGGACGCCCCCGGACCAGATCTCGGAAACCATCGGCGCGCAACCAGCAGAGCGGTTGATTGGTCGGCTGGGAAATGCACCGGACTTGGTGTTTGGGCTGATTGACGAACACTCTATTGATTGTCAGGCGACGCAACGGGGGACGCTGCATTTGGCGCATGCGCCACGGGGCGTTCGTGACTTGCAATCGCGCCACGACCAGTTGGTGAAGCACGGCGCGCCGGTACGCATTCTGGACCGCTACGAGACCCGCGCACGGACAGGGAGCGAGGCATTCTTCGGAGCTTGTCTTGACCCCCGTGCCGGAACGGTTCAACCGCTTGCCTATGCCAAGGGGTTGGCCCGCGCAGCCATCAAGGCAGGCGCGCAGGTCTTTCAACACACACCTGCTTTGGACATCACGTCCGGAAACGACCATTGGCTCGTCAAGACGCGGAAACACCGTGTTGCAGCGCGACATCTGGTTCATGCGACGAATGCCTATGAGACGCGACCTTCTGATCGGGCGCGGTTCACTCCGGTTTTCTATTCTCAATTTGCAACCCGACCCTTGCCTGATGCTTTGCGTAAAGATGTGCTTCCAGGCGGTGAAGGGTGCTGGGATACGGCACTGGTGATGAGCTCGTTCCGGATGGATGCCCAAGGGCGACTGGTACTTGGGGGGATGGGACGGCTTGATGGCTCATGCGGTGCCGTTCACCATGGTTGGGCGCGCCGCAAGTTGCGTCTTTTGTTTCCGCGTTTGGGCGATGTCCCGTTCGAGTTCGAATGGTGCGGTCGCATTGCGATGACGGGCGACCACCTTCCGCGTATAGAGCGGATGGGCGAAAACGCGGTGTCCATTTATGGGTATAGTGGCCGAGGCATTGCGCCGGGAACGTTGTTCGGTAAATCGGTTGCAGACTGGATCATCACGGGGGACAAGGATGTGCTGCCGGTGGAGATGTCGCCGCCGCGATTTGAAAGCTGGCCGCGTGCAAAAGAGGCCTTCTTTGACATGGGCAGCGCCGCTGCCCATGTCGTTGCAGCACGGTTCTGA
- a CDS encoding winged helix-turn-helix transcriptional regulator, whose amino-acid sequence MHETPFTETPARLLVVDATDRMAALMRNAHRWGFESYSARSTDLALTAIRCDRPAIIGVNGTVPVPVENASRRRKIPVTTIDEADSDPSEALRHLRAVLRRERPGVLTGGSAHGFLSLDNGAMRAEILGNPVPLGVSEFCLLGAMLDDPDRVWSREHLLQRVWGEGATHEPRTVDAYVARLRRALVQHGNPDPITTVRGKGYRLT is encoded by the coding sequence ATGCACGAAACTCCGTTCACCGAAACACCGGCACGACTGCTGGTTGTTGATGCAACGGATAGGATGGCCGCGCTCATGCGCAACGCGCATCGTTGGGGGTTTGAGAGCTACTCCGCGAGAAGTACAGACCTAGCGCTAACTGCGATCAGGTGTGACCGCCCGGCGATAATCGGTGTGAACGGCACTGTTCCAGTCCCCGTCGAGAATGCATCGCGCCGTCGGAAAATTCCCGTCACGACTATTGATGAGGCTGACAGCGACCCGTCGGAGGCTCTGCGTCACCTTCGCGCTGTACTCCGCCGCGAACGCCCTGGCGTATTGACGGGCGGATCTGCGCATGGATTTCTCTCGCTCGACAACGGTGCAATGCGGGCTGAAATTCTGGGCAATCCAGTTCCTTTGGGTGTAAGCGAGTTCTGCCTGCTCGGTGCCATGCTGGATGATCCCGACCGCGTCTGGAGCCGTGAGCACCTTCTGCAGCGCGTCTGGGGCGAAGGCGCAACGCATGAACCACGCACTGTCGATGCCTATGTCGCAAGACTACGCCGAGCGCTTGTGCAGCACGGCAATCCCGATCCAATCACAACCGTCCGTGGCAAAGGCTACCGGCTGACCTGA
- a CDS encoding LysR family transcriptional regulator, which yields MKLSRSLLPDATTLQAFEAAARYGSFTQAAGELSLTQSAVSRQVKELETRLGVQLFDRVRQRVVLSENGHRLLPEARRILAQIEEMTMHAMGAQDMSAVLTVATLPTFGERWLTPRLADFLTRHPGTQLRVAARVAPFDFDAERFDIAIHYGQPVWPKAVCRYLCSEAVVPVAGAAALGGPSLDADVFAQLPLLHLDTRPKLWAEWFAVHEMEVDNAYRGHRFGQFSMLIEAVASGMGIGLIPRYLIEKELGDGRLTIIQDNPMNTDLAYYSVLPEGRTDNALALAFQEWLEAQVSR from the coding sequence ATGAAGTTGAGCCGAAGCCTTCTTCCCGATGCAACCACGCTGCAAGCATTTGAGGCTGCCGCGCGTTATGGCAGCTTCACACAAGCGGCCGGAGAGTTGAGCCTTACCCAAAGTGCGGTCAGCCGTCAGGTCAAGGAATTGGAGACCCGCCTCGGCGTACAGTTGTTTGATAGAGTCCGGCAGCGCGTTGTCTTGTCAGAAAACGGCCACCGTTTGCTGCCTGAAGCGCGGAGAATACTAGCCCAGATCGAAGAAATGACCATGCATGCCATGGGTGCGCAGGATATGTCAGCGGTGCTGACAGTCGCGACCTTACCAACATTTGGTGAGCGTTGGCTTACCCCGCGCCTGGCCGACTTCCTGACACGACATCCTGGCACACAATTGCGTGTCGCCGCACGCGTTGCACCGTTTGATTTCGATGCCGAACGCTTCGACATAGCCATCCATTACGGGCAACCTGTCTGGCCCAAAGCCGTGTGTCGCTATTTGTGCAGTGAAGCCGTCGTGCCCGTTGCTGGTGCCGCCGCCTTGGGCGGTCCGTCCCTTGACGCCGACGTGTTCGCGCAGCTGCCTCTGCTGCATCTCGATACGCGACCCAAGCTGTGGGCGGAATGGTTCGCCGTACACGAGATGGAGGTCGACAATGCCTATCGAGGTCATCGCTTCGGCCAATTCTCTATGCTCATCGAGGCCGTGGCGAGTGGTATGGGGATCGGCCTTATTCCGCGCTACCTGATCGAAAAAGAACTAGGCGATGGGCGTCTGACGATTATTCAGGACAACCCCATGAACACGGATCTCGCGTATTACTCCGTGCTGCCCGAAGGACGTACGGATAACGCGTTGGCCTTGGCGTTTCAGGAATGGTTGGAGGCTCAGGTCAGCCGGTAG
- the phoB gene encoding phosphate regulon transcriptional regulator PhoB: protein MASEQPNVLVVEDEPAQREVLSYNLEAEGFLVHKAETGDEALLLIEETQPDVIILDWMLPGVSGIEICRRIKMKPETRATPVIMLSARSEEVDKVRGLETGADDYVVKPYSIIELMARVRSQLRRSRPATVGERLEFNGIILDSETHKVSRDGEELKLGPTEFRLLSTFMEKPGRVWSREQLLDRVWGRDIYVDTRTVDVHIGRLRKALCRHGGNDPVRTVRGAGYALG, encoded by the coding sequence ATGGCAAGCGAACAACCTAACGTACTGGTCGTTGAGGACGAACCCGCTCAGCGCGAAGTCCTGTCCTACAACCTCGAAGCAGAAGGGTTTCTCGTCCACAAGGCTGAAACCGGGGATGAGGCCCTGCTGCTGATCGAGGAAACCCAGCCCGATGTCATTATCCTTGACTGGATGTTGCCCGGTGTCTCCGGCATCGAAATCTGCCGTCGGATCAAGATGAAACCAGAAACCCGCGCGACGCCGGTGATCATGCTGTCGGCCCGCTCGGAAGAGGTGGACAAGGTTCGCGGACTGGAAACCGGGGCGGACGACTACGTGGTAAAGCCTTATTCCATCATCGAGTTGATGGCGCGCGTAAGAAGCCAACTGCGTCGCAGCCGCCCGGCGACGGTCGGTGAACGGCTGGAATTTAACGGAATAATTCTTGATTCAGAAACTCATAAAGTATCCCGCGACGGTGAGGAGCTTAAGCTCGGACCCACCGAGTTCCGCTTGCTGAGCACCTTCATGGAGAAGCCCGGTCGCGTTTGGAGCCGTGAACAACTCCTGGATCGTGTCTGGGGGCGTGACATCTACGTCGACACGCGGACAGTAGACGTGCATATTGGGCGATTGCGCAAGGCGCTGTGCAGGCATGGCGGGAATGATCCGGTCCGGACGGTTCGCGGGGCAGGATACGCATTGGGATAA
- the pstB gene encoding phosphate ABC transporter ATP-binding protein PstB, protein MTTVERAVDDKDIKFRASNVQVYYGDSRAIKDVSVELKERTVTAFIGPSGCGKSTFLRCLNRMNDTIDICRVEGDIRLDDEDIYDSRVDPVQLRARVGMVFQKPNPFPKSIYDNIAYGPRIHGLATNKADLDVIVEKSLRRGAIWDEVKDRLHAPGTGLSGGQQQRLCIARAVATEPEVLLMDEPCSALDPIATAQVEELIDELRTEYTVIIVTHSMQQAARVSQKTAFFHLGNLVEYDDTDTIFTNPKDSRTESYITGKIG, encoded by the coding sequence ATGACAACAGTGGAACGCGCCGTGGACGACAAAGACATCAAATTCCGGGCCAGCAATGTGCAGGTCTATTACGGCGACAGTCGCGCCATCAAAGACGTAAGCGTCGAGCTTAAGGAACGCACCGTGACAGCGTTCATCGGTCCGTCAGGCTGCGGAAAATCGACTTTCCTACGCTGCCTGAACCGCATGAACGACACCATCGACATCTGCCGCGTTGAGGGCGACATCCGGCTGGACGATGAAGACATCTACGATTCGAGGGTCGATCCGGTGCAACTTCGCGCCCGTGTCGGGATGGTGTTCCAAAAGCCCAACCCTTTCCCCAAGTCAATCTACGACAACATCGCCTATGGCCCCCGCATTCATGGTCTGGCCACGAACAAGGCGGATCTGGATGTGATCGTCGAGAAATCCCTGCGTCGTGGCGCGATCTGGGACGAGGTGAAGGATCGCCTGCACGCCCCTGGCACTGGCCTGTCGGGCGGTCAGCAGCAACGCCTGTGCATCGCACGCGCCGTTGCGACAGAACCCGAAGTACTGCTCATGGATGAGCCCTGTTCAGCCTTGGATCCGATCGCTACGGCTCAGGTCGAGGAACTGATCGACGAATTGCGCACCGAATACACGGTCATCATCGTGACCCACTCCATGCAGCAAGCTGCGCGGGTCAGTCAAAAGACCGCGTTCTTCCACCTCGGAAACCTGGTCGAATATGACGACACGGACACGATTTTCACGAACCCCAAAGACAGCCGGACGGAGTCCTACATCACCGGTAAAATCGGCTGA
- the pstA gene encoding phosphate ABC transporter permease PstA gives MTDMTAPASSPSRSHSSLLTLDERTRKRNAGERRFRMYGVAAVATGVIALILLLISILSSGLPSFTQTFINAEIYLDPEALDPEGNRDPDDIRKVLTFSYQPLIQSSLAELATEMQAGPAPELTEEMLAGMVSEEATAQLRNFVISHPDEIGNTVEFEFLANARIDQYLKGKVTMASAELDSRVDPAQLRAADAMVESGRMEKRFNWDFFTNADASENRPEAAGLGVAIIGSAYMMLIVLCLALPIGVAASIYLEEFAKKNWLTDVIEVNISNLAAVPSIVFGILGLAIFINYMGLPNSAPIVGGLVLTLMTLPTIIISTRAALKSVPPSIRDAALGVGASKMQTVFHHVLPLAMPGILTGTIIGLAQALGETAPLLLIGMVAFVKEYPSAPPEGFFEPATGLPVQVYNFTQRADPAFVERASGAIIVLLIFLLAMNLIAVILRRRFERRW, from the coding sequence ATGACCGACATGACCGCCCCAGCCTCTTCGCCTTCAAGATCGCATTCCTCTCTTCTGACCCTCGACGAGCGGACCAGGAAGCGGAACGCAGGCGAACGCCGGTTCCGAATGTACGGTGTCGCAGCCGTTGCCACGGGCGTCATCGCCCTTATCCTGTTGCTGATCTCGATCCTGTCCTCGGGCTTGCCATCCTTCACGCAGACTTTCATCAACGCCGAGATTTATCTTGATCCAGAAGCGTTGGATCCTGAAGGCAATCGCGACCCGGACGATATCCGCAAAGTTCTGACTTTCTCGTACCAGCCGCTGATTCAGTCCTCCCTTGCCGAGTTGGCGACCGAGATGCAGGCGGGTCCGGCCCCGGAACTTACGGAGGAAATGCTTGCCGGAATGGTGTCGGAAGAGGCCACCGCCCAGCTGAGGAATTTCGTCATTAGCCACCCCGATGAAATCGGCAATACTGTCGAGTTCGAGTTTCTTGCCAATGCGCGTATTGACCAATACCTCAAGGGCAAGGTGACGATGGCCTCCGCGGAACTCGACAGCCGCGTCGACCCAGCGCAGTTGCGCGCTGCAGACGCGATGGTCGAAAGCGGCCGGATGGAAAAACGGTTCAACTGGGATTTCTTTACCAATGCAGACGCCTCCGAGAACCGCCCTGAGGCAGCAGGCCTTGGCGTCGCGATCATCGGGTCCGCATACATGATGCTGATCGTGCTGTGCCTTGCGCTGCCCATTGGTGTCGCCGCGTCGATCTATCTGGAAGAGTTTGCCAAGAAAAACTGGCTGACTGACGTGATCGAGGTAAATATCTCCAACCTAGCCGCCGTTCCATCGATCGTTTTCGGCATTCTGGGCCTCGCTATCTTCATCAACTACATGGGGCTACCCAACTCTGCGCCGATTGTCGGCGGCTTGGTACTGACGCTGATGACACTCCCGACGATCATCATCTCGACCCGCGCCGCGTTGAAGTCGGTACCCCCATCCATTCGTGACGCAGCGCTTGGCGTCGGTGCCTCCAAAATGCAGACCGTGTTCCATCACGTCCTGCCGCTGGCAATGCCAGGCATCCTGACAGGCACAATCATCGGCCTGGCACAGGCGCTTGGCGAAACGGCACCACTTCTGCTGATCGGGATGGTTGCGTTCGTCAAGGAATACCCTTCGGCGCCACCGGAAGGCTTTTTCGAGCCTGCCACAGGCCTGCCAGTTCAGGTCTACAACTTCACCCAACGCGCCGATCCCGCCTTTGTTGAACGGGCCTCGGGGGCAATTATCGTCTTGCTCATATTCCTGCTGGCCATGAACCTGATCGCGGTAATCCTGCGCCGCCGGTTCGAGCGCCGCTGGTAA
- the phoU gene encoding phosphate signaling complex protein PhoU: MSEQHIMSAFDRDLQTIQGLMVKMGAMVEEAIRTSVTALETSDLELAEKTRLGDKAIDALEEEIKHETARVIALRAPTAIDLRTILSVMTIGAQLERCGDLAKNIAKRTPLIAESTEIAGAFAMLRNFSGFIEKMVSDALDAYIQRDVAAAEAIIRRDEEADETYNTIFRSLLTHMMEDQSTITACMHLHFIAKNLERIGDHATGIAEQTIYRVSGELPDEDRPKVDVTDTAPKG, translated from the coding sequence ATGAGCGAACAACACATCATGTCCGCGTTCGACCGCGACCTGCAAACCATTCAGGGTCTGATGGTCAAGATGGGCGCAATGGTCGAAGAGGCCATCCGAACGTCTGTTACCGCGCTGGAAACAAGCGATCTGGAACTGGCTGAAAAGACCCGGCTGGGTGACAAAGCCATCGACGCGCTTGAAGAAGAAATCAAGCATGAGACGGCCCGCGTCATCGCGCTTCGCGCTCCGACGGCGATCGATCTGCGCACAATCCTGTCGGTCATGACGATCGGCGCACAACTGGAACGCTGCGGCGACCTGGCCAAGAATATCGCCAAACGCACACCACTTATCGCAGAGTCAACAGAAATTGCGGGCGCATTCGCGATGCTGCGCAACTTCAGCGGCTTTATCGAAAAAATGGTTTCGGACGCGCTGGACGCCTATATCCAACGCGACGTGGCTGCAGCCGAAGCGATCATCCGTCGCGACGAAGAAGCAGACGAGACCTACAACACCATCTTCCGGTCGCTACTGACTCATATGATGGAGGACCAGAGCACCATCACCGCCTGCATGCATCTGCACTTCATCGCAAAAAACCTTGAACGCATCGGCGATCATGCAACTGGAATAGCGGAACAGACCATCTATCGCGTGTCCGGCGAACTTCCCGATGAAGACCGACCCAAGGTAGATGTGACGGATACCGCCCCTAAGGGCTGA
- a CDS encoding sugar phosphorylase, protein MTAVSPTFHHKLSELLRFIYPDHDADALTAQVIEAFWPAGTHMRKRSRMPGNNLWSEHDAVLITYGNSIVDGEHKPLDLLHDFLLNNLKGVVNGVHILPFFPYTSDDGFAVTDYRMVNPQLGEWTDINRIAADFHLMSDLVLNHVSSQGKWFNDYRQGKAPYDHFFFEAAPDDDLSATVRPRTTPLLRKVDTTSGPRHVWCTFSHDQIDLNFRNPEVLMEMLRVIRLHIDNGVRTLRLDAVAFIWKELGTPSIHLPQTHAIVRLMRLLCDFTTETIILLTETNVPKAENLSYFGNRNEAHAVYNFPLPPLILHAMMSGSARYLNRWQSGMPPAQLGCAYLNFTASHDGIGMRPAEGVLPQDEITKMIETVQQIGGLVSMRTLPDGTQSPYELNTTFFDAMTRTFEDDDDKKIDRFLCSQTIVMSLEGIPAFYIHSLLATPNDHEQVRHRGMSRAINRHKWDYPALLELLAEEHSDQSIVLTEMSRRIKLRARQSAFHPNATQFTLALDERVFGLWRQSLDRDQSIFALHNVSGDEVFIAPWSINLIEDEDWIDILNGEKIEATDEPFTLSPYQCRWITNRVR, encoded by the coding sequence ATGACTGCTGTATCGCCGACATTTCACCATAAGCTTTCCGAGCTGCTTCGCTTCATCTATCCGGACCACGACGCCGACGCGCTGACAGCGCAGGTGATAGAGGCGTTCTGGCCTGCCGGCACCCATATGCGTAAACGGTCACGCATGCCCGGCAACAACCTTTGGTCGGAACATGACGCGGTGCTGATCACCTATGGCAACTCGATCGTTGACGGTGAGCACAAACCGCTGGACCTACTGCACGACTTTCTGCTGAACAATCTGAAGGGGGTGGTCAACGGCGTCCACATTTTGCCGTTTTTTCCCTACACTTCAGATGACGGGTTTGCGGTCACGGACTACCGGATGGTGAACCCGCAACTCGGCGAATGGACAGATATCAATCGGATCGCTGCGGATTTTCACCTGATGTCGGATCTGGTGCTTAACCATGTTTCGAGCCAAGGCAAATGGTTCAATGACTATCGTCAAGGCAAAGCACCCTATGATCACTTTTTCTTCGAGGCTGCGCCGGATGATGACCTCAGCGCGACCGTCAGGCCCCGGACAACGCCATTGTTACGAAAGGTAGACACCACGTCCGGCCCGCGTCATGTTTGGTGCACCTTCAGCCACGACCAGATAGATCTGAACTTCCGGAACCCCGAAGTCCTAATGGAGATGCTGCGCGTTATCCGGCTGCATATCGACAATGGTGTTCGCACTTTACGTCTGGATGCGGTTGCCTTCATCTGGAAGGAACTCGGGACTCCCTCCATCCACCTTCCGCAAACACACGCCATCGTGCGGCTAATGCGACTGCTTTGCGATTTCACCACCGAGACTATCATTCTGCTGACAGAAACCAATGTGCCCAAGGCAGAAAACCTCAGCTATTTCGGCAACCGGAACGAGGCGCACGCGGTCTACAACTTCCCGCTGCCACCGCTGATCCTGCATGCGATGATGTCCGGCAGCGCACGCTACCTGAACCGATGGCAAAGCGGGATGCCTCCGGCCCAGCTTGGTTGCGCGTATCTGAACTTCACCGCCAGCCATGATGGGATCGGGATGCGACCAGCCGAGGGCGTTTTGCCGCAAGACGAGATCACGAAGATGATCGAGACCGTCCAACAGATTGGTGGTCTAGTGTCGATGCGTACCCTGCCCGATGGGACGCAATCGCCCTACGAACTGAACACCACCTTTTTCGACGCCATGACGCGGACGTTTGAAGATGATGATGATAAAAAGATCGACCGCTTCCTTTGCTCACAAACCATAGTAATGTCGCTGGAAGGTATCCCGGCCTTTTACATCCATTCGCTGCTGGCCACGCCAAACGACCATGAACAGGTCAGGCATCGCGGGATGAGCCGTGCGATCAACCGCCACAAATGGGACTATCCGGCCTTGCTGGAACTACTGGCGGAAGAGCACTCCGACCAATCAATCGTGCTGACCGAGATGTCGCGCAGGATCAAATTGCGCGCGCGGCAGTCCGCATTTCATCCCAACGCCACGCAGTTCACGCTGGCTCTGGACGAGAGGGTCTTCGGCCTATGGCGACAGAGCCTTGACCGCGATCAGTCCATTTTCGCCTTGCACAATGTCAGCGGCGACGAGGTTTTCATCGCACCATGGAGCATAAACCTGATCGAAGATGAGGACTGGATCGACATACTGAACGGCGAAAAAATCGAGGCCACGGACGAGCCTTTCACGCTCTCCCCCTATCAATGCCGCTGGATCACGAACCGCGTCAGGTGA
- a CDS encoding aldehyde dehydrogenase family protein codes for MPQSLKSDAHEILSRFGVTATRYTDGSMDSFSPVTGEAVASVTPDTADSTATSIAKAHAAFLAWRTTPAPKRGELVRLFGEELRAAKDDLGRLVSIEAGKSPSEGAGEVQEMIDICDFAVGLSRQLYGLTIATERPGHRMMETWHPLGVVGVISAFNFPVAVWSWNTAIALVCGNSVVWKPSEKTPLTGLACQAILDRALKRFGDAPENLSQVVIGAADVGQALVDNPQVALVSATGSTRMGRIVGPRVAERFGRCILELGGNNAGIVTPSADLDMALRAVAFGAMGTAGQRCTTTRRLFVHADVYDDLVPRLKKAYASVSVGNPLTENVLVGPLIDKDAFDGMQSALSAAKNAGGTVHGGERLEVETDAAFYVKPAIVEMPSQTGPVVEETFAPILYVMRYTDLEEAIADHNAVAAGLSSAIFTTDLREMEQFLSAAGSDCGIANVNIGTSGAEIGGAFGGEKETGGGRESGSDAWKAYMRRATNTINYSRELPLAQGVVFDID; via the coding sequence ATGCCGCAATCTCTCAAGTCAGACGCCCACGAAATTCTTTCCCGTTTCGGGGTCACTGCCACACGCTACACCGACGGCTCCATGGACAGCTTCAGCCCCGTCACCGGTGAGGCCGTTGCATCAGTCACACCCGACACCGCGGATAGCACCGCAACCTCAATCGCAAAGGCGCATGCAGCGTTTTTGGCTTGGCGCACGACGCCCGCCCCCAAGCGCGGCGAGTTGGTGCGGCTGTTCGGAGAAGAGTTGCGCGCCGCCAAGGATGATCTGGGACGCCTCGTGTCCATCGAAGCTGGCAAAAGCCCGTCTGAGGGCGCGGGCGAAGTACAGGAAATGATTGACATCTGCGACTTTGCGGTCGGTCTGTCTCGTCAACTCTACGGTCTGACCATAGCCACGGAACGTCCAGGGCACCGCATGATGGAAACCTGGCATCCCCTCGGTGTGGTGGGCGTGATTTCAGCCTTCAACTTCCCGGTCGCCGTGTGGTCGTGGAACACGGCAATCGCGCTCGTTTGCGGCAACAGCGTGGTGTGGAAACCCTCGGAGAAAACGCCCCTTACCGGGCTGGCCTGCCAAGCCATTCTGGACCGCGCGCTCAAACGCTTCGGTGATGCGCCGGAGAACCTTTCACAGGTGGTAATCGGTGCCGCTGATGTAGGGCAGGCACTGGTCGATAATCCACAGGTCGCGCTAGTGTCCGCGACTGGATCGACCCGGATGGGGCGTATCGTCGGGCCCCGCGTCGCCGAACGTTTCGGTCGCTGCATTCTGGAACTTGGCGGCAACAACGCGGGCATCGTGACGCCGTCTGCCGATCTGGACATGGCGCTGCGTGCCGTCGCGTTCGGGGCGATGGGCACAGCGGGACAGCGTTGCACGACGACACGCCGCCTCTTCGTGCATGCCGATGTATACGACGATCTGGTCCCGCGTCTCAAGAAGGCCTACGCGTCCGTATCCGTCGGCAATCCGCTGACCGAGAACGTTCTGGTTGGACCCTTGATAGACAAAGACGCGTTTGACGGCATGCAGTCGGCGCTGAGCGCCGCGAAAAATGCCGGCGGCACGGTGCATGGCGGCGAGCGGTTGGAAGTGGAAACCGACGCTGCGTTCTACGTGAAACCCGCGATCGTGGAGATGCCGTCGCAAACCGGCCCCGTGGTCGAGGAAACCTTCGCACCAATCCTTTACGTCATGCGCTACACCGATCTGGAGGAAGCTATCGCAGATCATAATGCCGTAGCGGCGGGGCTGTCGTCGGCGATCTTCACGACCGATTTACGTGAGATGGAACAATTCCTGTCCGCTGCCGGGTCCGATTGCGGAATTGCGAACGTCAATATCGGCACGTCAGGCGCAGAAATCGGCGGCGCGTTCGGTGGCGAGAAAGAAACCGGCGGCGGTCGAGAAAGCGGGTCGGATGCATGGAAAGCGTATATGCGCCGTGCCACGAACACGATCAACTATTCGCGCGAACTGCCGCTTGCTCAGGGCGTTGTGTTCGACATCGACTGA